Proteins encoded together in one Entelurus aequoreus isolate RoL-2023_Sb linkage group LG20, RoL_Eaeq_v1.1, whole genome shotgun sequence window:
- the cbx3a gene encoding chromobox protein homolog 3a produces the protein MLATTDKDADRVLLSRRRTSSPSGFYPSFKEHSMGKKQNTKSRKDSQGGQGGQEEPEEFVVEKVLDQRIANGKVEFFLKWKGFTEADNTWEPEDNLDCPELINAFLESQKNITENPASLKRKASTDEPEMDAKKKAASDKPRGFARNLEPERIIGATDSSGELMFLMKWKDSDEADLVPAREANTKCPQVVISFYEERLTWHSCPEDEAQ, from the exons ATGCTGGCTACTACGGATAAAGACGCCGACCGCGTGTTGCTGAGTCGCCGCCGTACGAGCTCACCGAGTGGTTTTTATCCAAGCTTTAAAG AGCACAGCATGGGCAAGAAGCAGAATACCAAGAGTAGGAAGGATTCACAGGGGGGGCAGGGCGGACAAGAGGAACCTGAGGAATTTGTGGTGGAAAAAGTTCTGGACCAGCGTATTGCGAATGGCAAAGTGGAGTTCTTCCTCAAGTGGAAAGGATTTACAGA AGCCGACAACACCTGGGAGCCGGAGGACAACCTGGACTGCCCGGAGCTGATCAACGCATTTCTGGAGTCGCAGAAGAACATCACGGAGAACCCCGCCTCTCTGAAGAGAAAGGCGTCGACGGACGAGCCGGAAATGGACGCGAAAAAGAAAGCCGCG TCTGACAAACCCAGAGGCTTCGCAAGGAACCTTGAGCCCGAGAGGATCATCGGCGCAACAGACAGCAGCGGGGAGTTAATGTTCTTGATGAAATG GAAAGACTCGGACGAAGCGGACCTGGTCCCGGCCCGCGAGGCCAACACcaagtgccctcaggtggtcatcTCCTTCTACGAGGAGAGACTAACGTGGCACTCCTGCCCAGAGGACGAGGCCCAGTAG
- the snx10a gene encoding sorting nexin-10A isoform X2, with protein MDSMLENLAKTEFISICVQNPKRQKKDGWHSHVDYEIILNTNSMCFRKKASRVRRRYSEFVWLRHCLEQNAIIIEVPKLPPWNPFFNLRNPQQVSQRMTGLQEFLEIALHSPLLLSDSRLHLFLQSDLSVAKMERCAIGKSRYTVAEAIQRCGGDCVSRLEDKASFDSDYESSFSSSGLGLSVDSTSLRSPLPFLGSPGSCTCHSVAHKAAE; from the exons ATGGACAGTATGTTAGAAAATCTCGCCAAAact GAGTTCATCAGTATCTGCGTTCAAAACccaaagcgccagaaaaaggacGGCTGGCACTCCCACGTGGACTATGAAATCATTTTAAAC ACGAATAGCATGTGTTTTCGCAAGAAGGCGTCACGTGTGCGGCGGCGTTACAGCGAGTTTGTGTGGCTGCGACATTGTCTGGAACAAAACGCCATCATCAT AGAAGTTCCCAAGTTGCCCCCTTGGAATCCTTTCTTCAACCTGAGGAACCCACAGCAAGTCAGCCAGAGGATGACGGGCCTGCAGGAGTTTTTAGAAAT TGCTCTTCACTCACCGTTGTTGCTGTCCGACAGTCGGCTCCACCTGTTCCTCCAGTCCGACCTCAGCGTCGCCAAGATGGAAAGGTGTGCTATTGGCAAGAGCAGGTACACGGTGGCCGAGGCCATTCAGCGCTGCGGCGGCGACTGCGTCAGTCGATTGGAGGACAAGGCCTCATTTGACTCTGACTATGAGAG CTCCTTTTCGTCATCGGGCTTGGGCTTAAGTGTGGACAGCACCAGTCTCAGAAGTCCCCTTCCCTTCCTCGGGTCACCCGGCTCCTGCACTTGTCATTCAGTCGCGCATAAAGCGGCCGAGTGA
- the snx10a gene encoding sorting nexin-10A isoform X1 — MDSMLENLAKTEFISICVQNPKRQKKDGWHSHVDYEIILNTNSMCFRKKASRVRRRYSEFVWLRHCLEQNAIIIEVPKLPPWNPFFNLRNPQQVSQRMTGLQEFLEIALHSPLLLSDSRLHLFLQSDLSVAKMERCAIGKSRYTVAEAIQRCGGDCVSRLEDKASFDSDYESSSFSSSGLGLSVDSTSLRSPLPFLGSPGSCTCHSVAHKAAE, encoded by the exons ATGGACAGTATGTTAGAAAATCTCGCCAAAact GAGTTCATCAGTATCTGCGTTCAAAACccaaagcgccagaaaaaggacGGCTGGCACTCCCACGTGGACTATGAAATCATTTTAAAC ACGAATAGCATGTGTTTTCGCAAGAAGGCGTCACGTGTGCGGCGGCGTTACAGCGAGTTTGTGTGGCTGCGACATTGTCTGGAACAAAACGCCATCATCAT AGAAGTTCCCAAGTTGCCCCCTTGGAATCCTTTCTTCAACCTGAGGAACCCACAGCAAGTCAGCCAGAGGATGACGGGCCTGCAGGAGTTTTTAGAAAT TGCTCTTCACTCACCGTTGTTGCTGTCCGACAGTCGGCTCCACCTGTTCCTCCAGTCCGACCTCAGCGTCGCCAAGATGGAAAGGTGTGCTATTGGCAAGAGCAGGTACACGGTGGCCGAGGCCATTCAGCGCTGCGGCGGCGACTGCGTCAGTCGATTGGAGGACAAGGCCTCATTTGACTCTGACTATGAGAG CAGCTCCTTTTCGTCATCGGGCTTGGGCTTAAGTGTGGACAGCACCAGTCTCAGAAGTCCCCTTCCCTTCCTCGGGTCACCCGGCTCCTGCACTTGTCATTCAGTCGCGCATAAAGCGGCCGAGTGA